A window of the Bacillota bacterium genome harbors these coding sequences:
- a CDS encoding extracellular solute-binding protein, whose product MFSGKRKTLVMLVCVLVACAVTGGLGGNVSVAADKPIVLRVLNYMDATSPSAYREITEVWEAFEKNNPDIKIEREDLFNEPFHQKTEAYAAAGQLPDVMYMWPGGRSSTLHTKRLVKDLAPLLGEMRKEFSEAALVPQAGGYLAELPIGVTATHVLYVNAKMLREMGLALPKTYDELKAMVPKLKAAGKDVILMGAQDDWVMQSCFFSMIAGRLCGDKFIDDVLAGKAKFTDAPFVKALKFYESLYADGVLSRKILQTPYNEVNGLFASGKAPFMIDGDWKVSNFLTDPSTGRALIPPAEQRDYVMTVFPQIPGEINHSTTSSVPGVGFGMNAEIPAGSEKEKAAWKLIMWLTSPEVQRIRLETGAAFPSRKGVTSDKLEPLAQERAQFYGRFSGTYVLDNALHAQVYGPLNVGLQEIGLGISTPEQVAAKVQRALESWRATQK is encoded by the coding sequence ATGTTCTCCGGCAAGCGGAAGACACTTGTGATGTTGGTCTGTGTCTTGGTGGCCTGTGCCGTCACGGGCGGGCTCGGAGGCAACGTGAGCGTAGCGGCGGACAAACCCATCGTCTTGAGGGTCCTCAACTATATGGATGCAACGAGCCCTTCCGCGTACCGTGAGATCACGGAGGTTTGGGAGGCTTTCGAGAAGAACAACCCAGATATCAAGATCGAACGCGAAGACCTCTTCAACGAGCCGTTCCATCAGAAGACAGAGGCGTATGCAGCTGCGGGACAGCTGCCCGATGTGATGTACATGTGGCCGGGGGGAAGGTCGAGCACTCTCCATACCAAGCGTTTGGTGAAGGATCTCGCGCCTCTTCTCGGAGAAATGAGGAAGGAGTTCTCAGAGGCGGCGCTCGTGCCCCAGGCCGGCGGATATCTCGCCGAACTGCCTATCGGCGTTACCGCGACTCACGTGCTATATGTCAACGCCAAGATGCTCCGCGAGATGGGACTCGCGCTTCCCAAGACCTATGATGAGCTGAAGGCGATGGTTCCGAAGTTGAAAGCCGCCGGCAAGGACGTCATTCTCATGGGAGCCCAGGACGATTGGGTGATGCAATCCTGCTTCTTCAGCATGATCGCCGGCCGGCTGTGCGGCGACAAGTTCATTGACGACGTGTTGGCGGGGAAGGCCAAGTTCACTGACGCTCCGTTCGTGAAAGCGCTCAAGTTCTACGAGTCGCTCTACGCGGACGGAGTCCTCAGCAGGAAGATCCTGCAAACGCCGTACAACGAGGTGAACGGCCTGTTCGCCTCGGGCAAGGCTCCGTTCATGATCGACGGCGACTGGAAGGTGAGCAACTTCCTCACCGATCCCTCTACCGGCAGGGCCCTCATCCCGCCCGCGGAACAGAGGGACTACGTCATGACGGTGTTCCCGCAGATACCTGGCGAGATCAACCACAGCACCACGTCCTCTGTCCCGGGCGTGGGGTTCGGGATGAACGCCGAGATCCCGGCCGGGTCTGAGAAGGAGAAAGCCGCATGGAAGCTCATAATGTGGCTCACGTCTCCTGAGGTCCAAAGGATCCGCCTCGAGACCGGAGCGGCGTTCCCGTCGAGGAAGGGTGTGACCAGCGACAAGCTGGAGCCTCTGGCTCAGGAGCGGGCCCAGTTCTACGGGAGGTTCAGCGGCACGTATGTGCTGGACAACGCGTTGCACGCACAGGTGTACGGCCCGCTGAACGTGGGTCTCCAGGAGATCGGGCTTGGGATCTCCACTCCGGAGCAGGTGGCGGCGAAGGTGCAAAGAGCCCTTGAAAGCTGGAGGGCAACGCAGAAGTAA
- a CDS encoding sugar ABC transporter permease, translating into MIRQRQPMIGQGKWKVAEERRAYLVLVLPAVIVYWLVMTFPTVFSVALSLTDYNGGRLFSSANPVHFVGLAHYTRMFSDPYFWIALKNNFLIVFISVFGQIPLGFVLAYILFRKLVRMPGFFQTMIYLPCTISTIVVGILWQSFFSPYGPFSEFMQAVRPGWENTLFINPRTAMLPVLFVMLWMYTGTYLIIFLANLQKIEPHIIEAARIDGASEGQVLRYVILPSLSGVVVTSAILAISGSLQSFNLIFAMTGGNPARRTSVLSLYMYDNAFRGAPDYPLANAISTFMVIISFALILVTKTIEGRFGGRE; encoded by the coding sequence ATGATAAGGCAGAGACAGCCTATGATAGGGCAGGGGAAGTGGAAAGTGGCAGAAGAGCGCCGCGCGTACCTCGTGCTGGTGCTGCCGGCCGTCATAGTGTACTGGCTGGTCATGACCTTCCCAACGGTGTTCTCGGTGGCGTTGAGTCTCACCGATTACAACGGTGGGCGTCTCTTCAGCAGCGCCAATCCGGTCCATTTCGTCGGACTTGCTCACTACACGAGGATGTTCTCCGACCCGTACTTTTGGATCGCGCTGAAGAACAACTTCTTGATCGTCTTCATCTCTGTCTTCGGGCAGATCCCTCTCGGTTTCGTGCTCGCTTACATCCTGTTCAGGAAGCTCGTGAGAATGCCAGGCTTCTTTCAGACGATGATATACCTTCCATGCACCATATCCACGATAGTCGTCGGCATCCTCTGGCAGTCGTTCTTCTCGCCGTACGGGCCGTTTTCAGAGTTCATGCAGGCGGTTAGGCCAGGGTGGGAGAACACTCTGTTCATAAACCCGAGGACTGCCATGCTGCCTGTGCTTTTCGTGATGCTGTGGATGTACACAGGGACCTACCTTATCATTTTCCTGGCGAACCTGCAGAAGATCGAGCCTCACATCATAGAAGCCGCGCGGATCGACGGCGCGTCCGAAGGCCAGGTGCTGCGATACGTTATACTGCCGTCTCTGTCCGGGGTCGTCGTGACCTCGGCTATCCTTGCCATATCAGGCTCGCTGCAGAGCTTCAACCTGATCTTCGCCATGACCGGCGGCAACCCCGCAAGACGGACGTCCGTGCTCTCTCTTTACATGTATGACAACGCGTTCCGTGGCGCGCCGGACTATCCGCTGGCCAACGCCATATCGACGTTCATGGTGATCATCAGTTTTGCCCTGATCTTGGTCACGAAGACGATCGAGGGACGGTTTGGGGGTCGGGAATGA
- a CDS encoding P1 family peptidase, with amino-acid sequence MTGSRREARRITHKARPRARDIGIDIGVLLPGKFNAITDVAGVGVGHVTLTGGEGKLVPGKGPVRTGVTVVSPHEDNLFEEKVPAAAFALNAFGKAIGLEQLNELGNLEAPIALTNTLNAPLVADALIEWAISRNPDIGISTSTVNPVVGEVNDGYLNDIQGRHVHREHVFAAIDLAVENARGATGKTTGRMVGEETAEGAASEAHWAAQGADKTARRTAPGTDGMGAAVRTEETAPAVASARERVGDTQADGAAGACVAEGSVGAGTGACCMGWKGGIGTSSRVLPEARGGYTLGALVLTNFGGILTVNGAPVGRELGRYAFSGDFPYGPQPGPRRQTEETRRLDGEGPSADIQHLGGSVIVVLATDAPLDHRQLERLAKRAGLGLARTGFFSSNGSGDFFIAFSTARRIPHRAPLAQDLTVLSNDAMSALFLAAVEATEEAVVNSILRATTVVGRDGHVAEAIDIDDVVAVLKKYNALGWHRRLPPWGHQRTIRFRPWRCHTRAAICRWSSYCRSQSVGPANSRSR; translated from the coding sequence TTGACAGGCTCCCGAAGGGAGGCGAGGAGAATCACACACAAGGCTAGGCCAAGGGCGAGAGACATAGGGATCGACATCGGGGTGCTCCTCCCCGGGAAATTCAATGCCATCACGGACGTGGCGGGAGTCGGCGTCGGTCACGTTACATTGACCGGCGGCGAGGGGAAACTGGTCCCGGGCAAAGGGCCGGTCCGCACTGGCGTCACTGTTGTATCGCCACACGAGGACAACTTGTTCGAGGAGAAGGTGCCGGCCGCTGCGTTCGCGCTCAATGCGTTCGGCAAGGCAATCGGGCTGGAGCAACTCAACGAGCTCGGAAACTTGGAAGCGCCCATAGCCCTCACCAACACTTTGAATGCGCCCCTCGTGGCGGACGCGCTCATCGAGTGGGCTATTTCGCGGAACCCTGACATCGGGATTTCCACGAGCACAGTCAACCCCGTAGTGGGCGAGGTGAATGACGGCTATCTGAACGACATCCAGGGGCGCCATGTTCACAGGGAGCATGTCTTTGCGGCAATAGACCTCGCAGTGGAAAACGCGCGTGGCGCAACAGGGAAGACGACAGGGAGGATGGTAGGAGAAGAGACGGCAGAAGGGGCGGCATCCGAAGCCCACTGGGCGGCGCAGGGGGCGGACAAGACAGCACGACGGACAGCGCCGGGGACGGACGGGATGGGAGCGGCGGTGCGAACAGAGGAGACAGCGCCCGCAGTCGCATCGGCGCGGGAGCGAGTGGGCGATACCCAGGCGGATGGCGCGGCCGGGGCTTGTGTCGCTGAGGGCTCCGTGGGAGCGGGGACGGGCGCGTGCTGCATGGGCTGGAAGGGCGGCATCGGCACGTCATCACGGGTGCTGCCCGAGGCGCGGGGTGGATACACGCTCGGTGCTTTGGTCCTCACGAATTTCGGCGGAATACTCACTGTGAACGGCGCTCCTGTTGGACGCGAACTCGGACGGTACGCCTTCAGCGGCGACTTCCCTTACGGGCCTCAGCCCGGCCCTCGGAGGCAGACTGAGGAGACGCGCCGGCTAGACGGAGAGGGGCCTTCTGCTGACATCCAGCACTTGGGCGGCTCTGTGATAGTGGTGCTTGCAACCGACGCGCCGCTTGACCATAGACAACTCGAGCGCCTCGCGAAAAGGGCGGGCCTGGGTCTTGCGCGCACGGGGTTTTTCAGCAGCAACGGCTCTGGTGACTTCTTCATCGCCTTCTCGACCGCTCGGCGCATTCCCCACCGGGCGCCGTTAGCACAGGATCTAACGGTGTTGAGCAACGACGCCATGTCCGCGTTGTTCTTGGCAGCCGTCGAGGCCACCGAGGAAGCGGTCGTAAACTCCATACTTCGAGCTACGACGGTTGTAGGGCGAGACGGGCACGTCGCGGAGGCTATTGACATCGATGATGTCGTCGCTGTCCTAAAAAAGTACAATGCCCTCGGCTGGCACAGAAGACTCCCACCGTGGGGGCACCAAAGAACGATCAGGTTCAGACCCTGGAGATGTCATACGCGGGCGGCGATCTGTCGATGGTCGTCTTACTGCCGAAGCCAGAGTGTGGGACCGGCAAACTCGAGGTCGCGTTGA
- a CDS encoding glycoside hydrolase family 3 protein: MTQRVESLIGQLFITGLPGPVVDPAFEAHYSRCPSGGFILFGRNVRDSAQVRGLTGALADLASRRYQDCGPPMIAIDQEGGSLSPLRRLVSSLPGNMGLAATGDPEAARLAGYVTGRDLLSLGINTNLAPVLDLAREPLNPAVGTRSFGDDPKKVAELGAAYADGLLRSGVRFVAKHFPGHGTVSEDSHLSLPECRMSKDVLLAQDAVPFIEVASIPKAALMVAHVRIMDIDPRLPASLSHRLVTGLLRKHLGFDGVVLTDCLEMGGVREVSSVPEAAVMAIEAGCDMVLISHTPELQEAAFEAMRDAVLSGRLDIERVERSVARIHDWKQGLAATVGAPTAPLATLLPRDARSRFLDGLGERVVTFVDGDVPGSWTFEPTPVVLVTPSMDRITLAEDSVDASLLLQALESVGITCERVHCSMDPDPREIEEVVARVMGSWRAMARGARHAKTPESHTAAATGEAIRPRVAFVVRNGGKAPGQAALARALEAIASLLLVGIRDPREVRMLQAVLSRRAPAVFTYSTENIVLNALARVMAGKASPKGVVPVKM, encoded by the coding sequence ATGACACAGCGTGTGGAGTCACTCATCGGACAGCTTTTCATCACTGGCCTTCCGGGGCCTGTCGTAGACCCCGCTTTCGAGGCGCACTACTCACGCTGTCCGTCTGGCGGATTCATCTTGTTCGGCCGGAACGTGCGCGACTCGGCCCAGGTGCGTGGGCTGACCGGTGCGCTTGCCGACCTGGCGTCGCGGCGCTATCAGGATTGCGGCCCGCCCATGATCGCCATCGATCAAGAGGGAGGAAGCCTGTCTCCGCTGAGAAGGCTCGTCTCGTCGCTCCCGGGCAACATGGGGCTTGCAGCCACGGGAGATCCCGAGGCCGCCCGTTTGGCGGGGTACGTGACCGGGCGGGATCTCCTGTCTCTCGGCATCAACACAAACCTCGCTCCGGTTCTCGACCTTGCTCGCGAGCCTCTGAATCCCGCCGTCGGCACTCGCTCTTTCGGCGACGATCCGAAGAAAGTCGCGGAGCTCGGAGCGGCCTACGCCGATGGGCTTCTTAGGTCCGGGGTGCGCTTTGTCGCAAAGCACTTTCCGGGCCATGGGACCGTCTCCGAAGACTCCCATCTCTCTCTGCCGGAATGCCGGATGTCCAAAGACGTCCTCCTGGCACAGGACGCCGTCCCGTTCATAGAAGTGGCCTCTATTCCCAAAGCCGCCTTGATGGTGGCCCACGTCAGGATCATGGACATTGACCCACGTCTGCCCGCCTCGCTATCACACCGCTTGGTGACGGGGCTACTCAGGAAACATCTAGGCTTCGACGGCGTCGTGCTCACCGATTGTCTCGAGATGGGCGGGGTTCGAGAGGTGAGCTCCGTTCCCGAAGCTGCGGTGATGGCGATAGAGGCTGGCTGCGACATGGTTCTCATCAGCCACACGCCTGAGCTTCAGGAGGCGGCCTTCGAAGCGATGCGCGACGCTGTTCTCTCCGGAAGGCTTGACATCGAGAGGGTGGAGCGATCGGTGGCAAGGATACACGACTGGAAGCAGGGGCTCGCTGCCACGGTCGGGGCGCCTACCGCGCCTCTCGCCACCCTGTTGCCGCGAGATGCCCGAAGCCGGTTCCTGGACGGCCTCGGTGAGCGGGTGGTCACGTTCGTGGACGGAGACGTCCCGGGCTCATGGACGTTCGAACCGACACCGGTGGTGCTCGTGACCCCGTCCATGGACCGCATCACCTTGGCCGAGGACTCGGTCGACGCGTCGCTCCTCCTCCAAGCGCTCGAGTCCGTCGGCATCACGTGTGAGAGGGTGCATTGCTCAATGGATCCGGATCCTCGGGAGATCGAGGAGGTCGTCGCGCGCGTGATGGGCTCCTGGAGAGCCATGGCTCGGGGGGCTCGTCATGCAAAGACGCCGGAGTCGCACACGGCCGCGGCCACGGGGGAGGCGATTCGTCCGAGAGTTGCTTTCGTGGTGAGAAACGGTGGGAAAGCTCCAGGCCAGGCGGCGCTGGCGCGAGCTTTGGAGGCCATTGCGAGCCTGCTGCTGGTAGGCATCAGGGATCCTCGCGAAGTGCGCATGCTGCAAGCGGTACTTTCAAGGCGAGCTCCCGCCGTGTTCACCTACAGCACCGAAAACATCGTCCTCAATGCACTCGCGCGGGTGATGGCCGGCAAAGCAAGTCCCAAGGGGGTGGTGCCTGTCAAGATGTGA
- a CDS encoding carbohydrate ABC transporter permease produces MPKRLVGREIGLAGRILVYLVLVAFTAMTTYPIIWLVLNSFKTTQEFQVNRLGLPQHWTVANYPNAWRIGDFGGLFLNSLLYTSVSTGAIVVISLAASFAFAKLRSRATPFLYGSFVIGILLTLQSIMVPLFLMASATHLYNTRLGVLIPYVGIGLPLGVYLCTEYIKSIPDSIIESARIDGASYLRIFASIVMPMARPVATTLAILSVTSVWNEFMLINILVSKNSLKSLPVGILKFSGTLSSDYGKQFAALVIGMLPMLAFYLIFRNHITKGVSAGAVKG; encoded by the coding sequence GTGCCGAAGAGGCTTGTGGGGAGAGAGATTGGGCTCGCGGGCCGGATCCTGGTCTATCTCGTGTTGGTGGCGTTCACCGCGATGACGACGTACCCGATTATCTGGCTCGTGTTGAACTCATTCAAGACTACTCAGGAGTTCCAGGTGAACAGGCTTGGACTGCCACAGCACTGGACCGTCGCGAACTATCCAAATGCCTGGCGTATCGGCGACTTTGGCGGGCTATTCCTCAACAGCTTGCTCTACACCAGCGTATCCACGGGGGCGATAGTAGTCATTTCGCTGGCGGCGTCATTTGCTTTCGCCAAACTCAGGTCTCGCGCGACGCCGTTCCTCTACGGCAGCTTCGTCATTGGGATTCTGCTGACGTTGCAATCCATAATGGTGCCGCTCTTCTTGATGGCCAGTGCCACGCATCTATACAACACTCGCCTTGGGGTCCTGATCCCGTATGTGGGAATAGGGCTTCCGTTGGGCGTGTACCTGTGCACGGAGTACATCAAGAGCATCCCCGACTCGATAATCGAGTCTGCCAGGATCGATGGCGCCAGTTATCTTAGGATCTTCGCCTCGATAGTCATGCCCATGGCGAGGCCCGTTGCGACTACACTTGCGATACTCAGCGTCACGAGCGTGTGGAACGAGTTCATGCTCATAAACATCCTCGTATCAAAGAACTCCCTGAAGTCGCTTCCCGTGGGGATCCTGAAGTTCTCCGGCACGCTGTCGTCCGATTACGGAAAGCAGTTTGCCGCCCTTGTCATCGGGATGCTTCCGATGCTTGCCTTTTACCTCATCTTTCGCAACCACATCACCAAGGGCGTGTCTGCAGGGGCGGTCAAAGGGTGA
- a CDS encoding superoxide dismutase, protein MIRDDNRPETEAWGGIPSVPPGGHRLPPLPYAYNALEPYISEAQLRIHHDRHHAGYVEGLNTAELALVDERARMDFSLVRYWERELAFNGSGHVLHSIYWTNMSPSGGGDPTGLVRDRIVAYFGSVRTFREQFSRAALDVEGSGWGVLVWQPQWGRLEILTAWRHEDLTQWGTIPVLVVDVWEHAYYLDYQNRRADYIKAWWNVVNWPDVERRLRLATEAYVPLHWQSAPGRLPSPPPFPPPSHPS, encoded by the coding sequence ATGATCCGGGACGACAATCGACCGGAGACTGAAGCCTGGGGAGGGATTCCGAGTGTGCCTCCAGGCGGACACCGGCTTCCGCCGCTTCCGTACGCGTACAACGCGCTTGAACCCTACATCAGCGAGGCTCAGCTTCGGATCCATCACGACCGGCACCATGCCGGCTACGTCGAGGGGCTTAACACCGCCGAGCTAGCGCTCGTGGACGAGAGAGCTCGGATGGATTTCTCTCTGGTCCGATACTGGGAACGAGAGCTTGCATTCAATGGCTCGGGGCACGTACTACACAGTATTTACTGGACCAACATGAGTCCGTCAGGCGGCGGCGATCCCACAGGGCTCGTACGAGACCGCATCGTAGCATATTTCGGGAGCGTACGGACATTTCGTGAACAGTTTTCCCGGGCAGCCCTGGACGTCGAAGGTTCCGGGTGGGGCGTGCTCGTCTGGCAGCCCCAGTGGGGACGGCTCGAGATCCTGACAGCGTGGAGGCACGAGGACTTGACGCAGTGGGGCACGATACCCGTCCTGGTGGTGGACGTCTGGGAGCATGCCTACTATCTGGACTACCAGAACCGACGTGCCGATTACATCAAGGCGTGGTGGAACGTGGTAAACTGGCCTGACGTGGAGAGACGCCTGCGGCTTGCGACGGAAGCGTACGTGCCGCTACACTGGCAGAGCGCGCCTGGCCGCCTGCCCTCGCCCCCGCCCTTTCCGCCACCCTCGCACCCGTCCTAG